From Calditrichota bacterium, one genomic window encodes:
- a CDS encoding DMT family transporter, whose protein sequence is MKNNTKAYIFTAMAILFWATSATAFKIALKYVSPFHLLLYSVFVSTISLFVIIIIQKKLNQLFRLKLKNILIFAGLGFLNPFLYYLILFEAYSLLPGQIAMSLNYAWPIALILLSVPILKQTLTSQQVLAVLISFIGAVIIATRGEIISFTNVSYLGVTLAIVSTLIWATFWLTNAKDKQDPVIKLFIGFCFGLVYTFLASPFWGGIEIPVFEAWVPLIYIGMFEMGVTFVLWLIALKLASSAARIGNLIFIAPFLSLVFLNLILGEEIYVSTFLGLVLIVAGIIIQTFASKDNL, encoded by the coding sequence ATGAAAAATAATACAAAAGCATATATTTTTACTGCAATGGCCATTTTATTTTGGGCAACTTCGGCAACGGCTTTTAAAATTGCATTGAAATATGTATCCCCATTTCATTTGTTACTATACAGTGTATTTGTTTCAACCATCTCACTTTTTGTTATAATAATTATTCAGAAAAAACTGAATCAGTTATTTAGGTTAAAATTAAAAAATATTCTGATTTTTGCCGGTCTTGGCTTTTTAAATCCATTTCTTTATTATTTAATTTTGTTTGAAGCATATAGTTTATTGCCGGGGCAAATTGCAATGTCATTAAACTATGCCTGGCCAATTGCTTTAATTCTGCTATCTGTTCCAATCCTGAAACAAACGCTTACTTCGCAACAGGTTTTAGCGGTGTTGATTAGTTTTATTGGCGCAGTAATAATTGCCACACGTGGAGAGATCATCTCCTTTACAAATGTCAGCTATTTAGGGGTAACACTCGCAATTGTCAGCACACTTATCTGGGCAACATTTTGGCTGACAAATGCCAAAGATAAGCAGGACCCGGTCATCAAATTATTTATCGGATTTTGTTTCGGTCTGGTATATACTTTTTTGGCAAGTCCTTTTTGGGGTGGGATTGAAATACCGGTTTTTGAAGCCTGGGTGCCATTAATCTATATCGGTATGTTTGAGATGGGAGTAACTTTTGTCCTTTGGTTGATAGCTCTAAAACTTGCATCAAGTGCAGCCAGGATTGGAAACCTTATTTTCATTGCCCCATTTTTGTCTTTGGTGTTTCTAAATCTGATTTTGGGAGAAGAAATCTATGTTTCCACATTTTTGGGACTGGTGTTAATTGTAGCCGGGATAATTATTCAGACATTTGCCTCAAAGGACAATCTGTAA
- a CDS encoding peptidylprolyl isomerase gives MSDDKLLFLASKLNGIKARFITDYGNIEVKFFPESAPIQCFNFITRAESGYYDNTLFHRVMAGFMIQGGDPHTKTSNKALYGSGGPIANIPHEFNERTHKRGILSTARTPNINAGAGSQFFIMHGDRQGLDKQYTVFGEVTKGMDVVDKIASLETQGQMAINPAKIKTIEVYR, from the coding sequence ATGAGTGATGACAAATTGTTGTTTCTTGCCAGCAAACTGAATGGGATTAAGGCACGTTTTATAACCGATTATGGTAACATTGAAGTTAAATTCTTTCCTGAATCAGCCCCAATCCAATGTTTCAATTTTATTACCAGGGCAGAAAGTGGCTATTATGATAATACCCTCTTTCACCGCGTAATGGCTGGATTTATGATACAAGGCGGTGATCCTCATACAAAAACATCAAATAAAGCACTGTATGGTTCTGGAGGCCCAATTGCCAATATACCTCACGAATTTAATGAAAGAACCCATAAACGCGGAATTTTATCAACTGCCAGAACACCGAACATAAATGCCGGTGCCGGTTCACAATTTTTTATAATGCATGGTGACCGTCAGGGTTTAGACAAACAGTACACCGTTTTTGGCGAAGTAACCAAAGGAATGGACGTGGTTGATAAAATTGCCAGTTTGGAAACACAAGGCCAGATGGCAATTAACCCGGCCAAAATAAAAACAATTGAAGTTTACAGGTAA
- a CDS encoding SDR family oxidoreductase, translating into MKSIVITGVSSGIGLECVKMFANAGYKVFGSVRKKEDAIKINKEIGPNFIPLIFDVTNSEAIKESVEITKKNIGNSGLSGLINNAGIAISGPLMHVPTDELQQQFDVNVFGLLNVTRSFLPLLGAKQNYPLTPGKIINISSVSGKIGYPFAGPYAASKHAVEAISHSLRRELLIYGIDVIIVGPGSVNTPIWGKAPVDDVNVKYGDSDWGKTINRFKEALNEQEKNYLSADFVAAKIFDIFHKKKPKTRYPLYRDKIQSWIIHNLLTDRMLDKIILRKFFK; encoded by the coding sequence ATGAAATCAATTGTAATTACAGGGGTATCCAGCGGTATCGGTTTAGAATGTGTAAAAATGTTTGCAAATGCAGGGTATAAAGTTTTTGGTAGCGTCCGTAAAAAAGAAGATGCTATTAAGATTAACAAAGAAATCGGACCAAATTTTATTCCACTTATTTTTGATGTTACTAATTCTGAAGCAATCAAAGAAAGCGTAGAAATTACAAAAAAAAATATTGGCAATTCCGGGCTTTCAGGTTTGATTAATAATGCCGGTATTGCCATTAGCGGCCCATTAATGCATGTCCCGACGGATGAACTTCAACAACAGTTTGATGTAAACGTTTTTGGCTTATTAAATGTAACCAGGTCCTTTTTGCCTCTGCTTGGAGCAAAACAAAATTATCCGCTTACTCCGGGAAAAATAATCAATATCAGTTCTGTTTCCGGCAAGATTGGATATCCATTTGCCGGACCTTATGCAGCATCTAAACATGCCGTCGAAGCCATTTCACACAGCTTACGCCGTGAATTGCTTATTTATGGTATCGATGTAATCATCGTTGGTCCAGGTTCTGTTAATACTCCAATTTGGGGCAAAGCTCCGGTTGATGATGTTAATGTTAAATATGGTGACAGCGATTGGGGGAAAACCATAAACCGCTTCAAGGAAGCTTTAAATGAGCAAGAGAAGAATTACCTTTCAGCAGATTTTGTAGCAGCAAAAATTTTTGATATCTTTCATAAGAAAAAACCAAAAACAAGATATCCGCTTTATAGAGACAAAATACAAAGCTGGATAATTCACAATCTTCTTACAGACAGAATGCTTGACAAAATTATACTTCGGAA